Proteins from a single region of Limosilactobacillus fermentum:
- a CDS encoding MarR family winged helix-turn-helix transcriptional regulator has translation MTEINDQELMHKLMKTVKGLHKRVHGSGPMGGKCHHHEHGPNGQGCPMHGGMGPGMMMGRHHMPPFAKPGLGHGHSREHLLVLIGKHPDGIRQKELAEGFGINQSSTSELVSKLEDDGYLKREVDPKDKRATLLFLTDLGKARAAEVEDAQKTMFEGLFKNLTAEEKQTFGDLLDKIRGDQN, from the coding sequence ATGACGGAAATCAACGACCAAGAGTTAATGCATAAGCTGATGAAGACGGTGAAGGGCCTGCACAAACGGGTCCACGGCTCCGGCCCAATGGGGGGCAAGTGCCACCACCACGAACACGGACCAAACGGCCAGGGCTGCCCAATGCACGGCGGCATGGGCCCAGGCATGATGATGGGGAGGCACCACATGCCGCCATTTGCCAAGCCGGGGCTGGGGCATGGTCACAGTCGCGAACACCTCTTAGTGTTAATCGGTAAGCACCCTGACGGTATTCGGCAAAAGGAACTGGCCGAGGGCTTTGGTATCAACCAATCCTCGACTTCCGAGCTGGTTAGCAAGTTAGAAGACGACGGCTACCTAAAGCGCGAGGTTGACCCGAAGGATAAGCGGGCAACCCTGCTCTTCTTAACCGACCTGGGTAAGGCACGGGCCGCCGAAGTGGAAGACGCCCAAAAGACGATGTTTGAGGGGCTCTTTAAGAACCTGACGGCGGAAGAAAAGCAAACCTTTGGTGACCTGTTAGATAAAATCCGCGGTGACCAAAATTAG
- a CDS encoding CPBP family intramembrane glutamic endopeptidase → MLLIHQAINAIGELVLALTIPFLWWLIVTRRQVRFDRWLGFFLPPVQRTWLTTVIVVLFTLLLAIPLPLIVDHGILATFVFNHRGFAGIPAALVYAIVGTSLPEEILFRGFLLKRLQDRFGFLPANLTQAICFGAVHGLLLAGAGNWLVTLIIVLIEMVIGYCLGWLNERRSGGSLYTSWGIHALLNTVSALIALFT, encoded by the coding sequence GTGTTATTGATCCACCAAGCCATTAACGCCATTGGGGAACTGGTCCTCGCCCTGACCATCCCCTTTTTGTGGTGGTTAATTGTCACCCGGCGCCAAGTCCGCTTCGACCGTTGGTTGGGCTTTTTCCTCCCGCCGGTCCAACGCACCTGGCTGACGACCGTCATCGTCGTCTTGTTTACCCTCTTACTGGCGATCCCCCTCCCCCTGATTGTCGACCACGGGATCTTGGCCACCTTCGTTTTCAACCACCGGGGCTTCGCCGGCATCCCGGCTGCGCTGGTGTACGCGATCGTGGGGACCTCTTTGCCCGAGGAGATCCTTTTCCGGGGCTTCTTACTCAAGCGCCTCCAGGACCGCTTCGGCTTTTTGCCCGCCAACCTCACCCAGGCAATTTGCTTTGGGGCGGTCCACGGCCTCTTGCTGGCGGGCGCTGGGAACTGGCTGGTCACCCTGATCATCGTCCTAATCGAAATGGTGATTGGCTACTGCCTGGGCTGGCTCAACGAACGCCGTAGTGGCGGTTCGCTGTACACCAGCTGGGGGATCCACGCCCTCTTAAACACCGTTTCCGCTTTGATTGCCCTATTCACCTAA
- a CDS encoding class I SAM-dependent methyltransferase translates to MMKRTVDAPLVPILLGLAGILELVAGMAGHTWITVPLALVFFACTYLYLRTSLVGKYKIIDRVVGKTRIAATDQVLDLGCGHGAVMLAVAKHLRAPGKVTGIDIWKRVDQSGNRQAATQAVIEAAGVSQVAQLQTADMTALPFNDNQFDAVFASLSLHNVKPKQARRQALTEALRVLKPGGRLAIIDIEHSGEYRRALATLGAQEIEVTNAGLDGVYGVMVTRVLTASK, encoded by the coding sequence ATGATGAAACGTACCGTTGACGCCCCGCTGGTCCCCATTTTGTTAGGGCTGGCCGGGATTTTAGAATTAGTGGCGGGAATGGCGGGTCACACTTGGATCACCGTCCCGTTGGCGCTCGTATTTTTCGCTTGTACCTACCTGTATCTGCGCACCTCGCTGGTTGGCAAATACAAGATCATTGACCGGGTGGTGGGTAAAACCCGGATCGCCGCTACGGATCAGGTTTTAGACCTCGGATGTGGTCACGGCGCCGTGATGCTAGCCGTGGCTAAGCACTTAAGGGCGCCCGGCAAGGTAACCGGGATTGACATCTGGAAGAGGGTCGACCAATCTGGCAACCGCCAGGCGGCCACCCAAGCGGTAATTGAAGCGGCCGGGGTTAGCCAGGTTGCGCAACTGCAAACCGCCGACATGACGGCGTTACCCTTTAATGACAACCAATTCGACGCCGTTTTTGCTAGCCTGTCGCTCCACAACGTCAAGCCCAAGCAAGCGCGGCGCCAGGCATTGACCGAGGCGCTGCGGGTTCTCAAGCCCGGCGGCCGGTTAGCGATCATCGACATTGAACACAGCGGTGAATACCGGCGGGCGCTGGCCACGCTAGGCGCCCAGGAAATTGAAGTTACCAACGCCGGCCTCGATGGGGTCTACGGGGTGATGGTGACGCGGGTGTTAACGGCAAGCAAGTAA
- a CDS encoding NADPH-dependent F420 reductase: MKITIFGKGNMGQAIGHNFELAGNTVTYVGSNDDIFSLGDLVIMAVPYPVLADLADQYGDQLAGKVVVDITNPLNFETWDELVVPADSSAAQELQKRLPNSKVLKAFNTTFAATLQSGQVGGQQQTTVLVAGDDDDAKATFKEALKGSPLAVLDAGKLKRARELEATGFLQMTLAASEQIGWTGGFGVIK; this comes from the coding sequence ATGAAAATTACAATTTTTGGTAAGGGTAACATGGGGCAAGCCATTGGCCACAACTTCGAACTGGCCGGTAACACAGTCACCTACGTAGGTTCCAATGATGACATTTTTAGCTTGGGGGACCTGGTGATCATGGCGGTACCGTACCCGGTGTTGGCAGACTTAGCCGACCAATACGGTGACCAATTGGCCGGTAAGGTGGTCGTGGACATCACCAACCCGCTCAACTTTGAGACCTGGGACGAATTAGTGGTTCCCGCCGACAGCTCGGCCGCCCAGGAACTGCAAAAGCGCCTGCCAAACAGCAAGGTCTTAAAGGCCTTTAACACGACCTTCGCCGCTACTCTGCAAAGCGGCCAAGTTGGCGGCCAACAACAAACGACCGTCCTGGTGGCCGGTGACGATGATGACGCCAAGGCGACCTTCAAGGAGGCTTTAAAGGGCAGTCCCTTGGCCGTACTCGATGCCGGCAAGCTCAAGCGGGCCCGTGAACTGGAAGCAACTGGCTTCTTGCAAATGACCTTGGCCGCCAGTGAACAAATCGGCTGGACCGGCGGCTTTGGGGTGATTAAGTAG
- a CDS encoding Rrf2 family transcriptional regulator, with protein sequence MANTRVSDLLQILVYLKVHQGEEVSSQILASSLKTNPSQVRKMIAQLRAADILAARQNNRYDNFARDLDQITVLDVYRATAPKNPFLVPDQETSGQCSVGVAFPEVITKHFAEVQVGIEQRLDQITVQQLVDETLANIAEHENKKEA encoded by the coding sequence ATCGCCAATACCCGCGTTAGTGATCTACTGCAGATCCTCGTTTACCTAAAGGTCCACCAAGGAGAAGAGGTATCTAGCCAGATTCTCGCCTCGAGTTTAAAAACCAACCCGAGTCAGGTGCGCAAGATGATTGCCCAACTACGGGCCGCCGATATTTTAGCGGCCCGGCAAAACAACCGCTACGATAACTTTGCCCGTGACCTTGATCAGATCACGGTGTTGGACGTTTACCGGGCCACCGCGCCCAAGAACCCCTTCTTGGTGCCGGATCAAGAAACCTCGGGCCAGTGTAGCGTCGGGGTCGCCTTTCCGGAGGTGATTACCAAGCACTTTGCTGAGGTTCAAGTCGGGATTGAACAGCGCCTGGACCAAATTACGGTTCAACAACTGGTCGACGAGACACTTGCTAACATCGCAGAACACGAAAACAAAAAGGAAGCTTAA
- a CDS encoding multicopper oxidase family protein: MNEPVFDSYFYDEQAFNLHDAAYKPLKQAQAPATPLNIPPLLTPDKVDGDDVYYTVTAQAGATQLLPGEKTKTWGFNASMLGQTVVFERGKTYHMHLVNHLPEVTTFHWHGLEIPGPIEDGGCHAPVYPGEARDVTFKIIQPAATAWLHAHPCPETAYQVWQGLATMAIIHDQEEASLPLPHTYGVDDLPLILQDRNFHAGNQFDYRADYDPDGVQGDTAVINATVNPYFDVTTQRLRLRILNGSNRREYRLHFSDDLTFTQIGSDLSFLPHPVKLKKLMTTCAERQEIVVDFAGYQPGDTVTLYSDDSPLVEFRIHEFTPAGEELPTTLTKIDYPTPDPSLPVKQVVMSGMDETVMIDGKKFQMDRIDYTMPMGKCQLWDITNTNDMNGGMIHPFHMHGCAFEIVSRNGQEPYPFEHGLNDTVAVNPGEHVIIKVYFQVPGVFMYHCHIIEHEDGGMMAQLKVVDPAAPNREYHLLNHMTLMEAFAKERGVTMDELWLGGMDSYKKMGMHM, translated from the coding sequence ATGAATGAACCAGTTTTCGATTCCTACTTTTATGATGAGCAAGCCTTCAACCTTCACGATGCGGCCTACAAGCCACTGAAGCAGGCTCAAGCACCCGCGACGCCCCTCAACATTCCGCCCCTGTTAACCCCAGACAAGGTGGACGGCGACGACGTGTACTACACCGTTACCGCCCAGGCGGGGGCAACCCAGCTATTGCCGGGGGAAAAGACCAAGACCTGGGGCTTTAACGCTTCAATGCTGGGGCAGACGGTGGTCTTTGAGCGCGGCAAGACTTACCACATGCACCTGGTCAACCACCTACCGGAAGTGACGACCTTCCACTGGCACGGACTAGAGATTCCCGGGCCAATTGAAGACGGCGGCTGCCACGCCCCGGTTTACCCGGGCGAGGCCCGCGACGTGACCTTTAAGATCATTCAGCCGGCCGCCACCGCCTGGCTCCACGCCCACCCCTGCCCGGAAACGGCCTACCAGGTTTGGCAGGGACTGGCGACGATGGCGATCATTCACGACCAAGAAGAAGCTAGTTTGCCCCTGCCGCACACTTACGGAGTTGATGACCTGCCGTTGATCCTGCAGGACCGCAACTTCCACGCGGGCAACCAGTTTGATTACCGGGCCGATTACGACCCTGATGGCGTCCAGGGTGACACGGCGGTGATTAACGCCACCGTCAATCCTTACTTTGACGTCACCACCCAGCGCCTGCGGTTGCGAATTTTAAACGGCTCTAACCGCCGCGAGTACCGGCTCCACTTCTCGGACGACTTAACCTTCACCCAAATTGGCTCGGACCTGAGCTTTTTGCCCCACCCGGTCAAGTTAAAGAAGCTGATGACTACCTGTGCCGAGCGCCAGGAGATCGTGGTCGACTTTGCCGGCTACCAGCCGGGCGACACGGTTACCCTGTACTCCGACGACAGTCCGCTGGTCGAGTTCCGGATCCACGAGTTTACGCCGGCAGGAGAGGAGTTGCCCACCACCCTGACCAAGATTGATTACCCGACCCCAGACCCGAGCCTACCCGTCAAGCAGGTGGTGATGTCCGGGATGGACGAGACGGTGATGATTGACGGCAAGAAGTTCCAGATGGACCGGATCGATTACACGATGCCGATGGGCAAGTGCCAGCTTTGGGACATTACCAACACCAACGACATGAACGGCGGGATGATTCACCCCTTCCACATGCACGGCTGCGCCTTTGAGATCGTCTCCCGTAACGGCCAGGAACCCTACCCGTTTGAACACGGACTTAACGACACCGTCGCCGTTAACCCGGGCGAACACGTCATCATCAAGGTCTACTTCCAAGTGCCGGGGGTCTTTATGTACCATTGTCACATTATCGAACACGAAGATGGCGGGATGATGGCCCAACTAAAGGTTGTCGACCCGGCCGCCCCGAACCGGGAGTACCACTTGCTCAACCATATGACCCTGATGGAGGCCTTTGCCAAGGAGCGGGGTGTCACGATGGATGAACTCTGGCTTGGCGGGATGGACTCCTACAAGAAGATGGGGATGCACATGTAG
- a CDS encoding prolyl-tRNA synthetase associated domain-containing protein → MLMNQAEVYQYLTEHGIDYEVTNHPAVFDMAAVADFPMPHPEANAKNLFVRDDKHRHYYLVTVKGEKRVDLKALSAQEGTRRLSFASEQDLQKYLDLTPGSVTPLGVLNDEQRKVEVMIDQELAAGLVAAHPNVNTATVWLKTSDLVQLLADHGNQVKLVHIPIRNAD, encoded by the coding sequence ATGCTGATGAACCAAGCAGAAGTGTATCAATACCTAACTGAGCACGGGATCGACTACGAGGTGACCAACCACCCGGCGGTCTTTGATATGGCGGCGGTGGCCGACTTTCCGATGCCCCACCCCGAGGCCAACGCTAAAAACCTCTTTGTCCGCGATGACAAGCACCGCCATTACTACCTAGTCACGGTCAAAGGGGAAAAGCGGGTCGACTTAAAGGCCTTAAGCGCCCAGGAGGGGACCCGGCGGTTGAGTTTCGCCTCCGAGCAAGACTTACAAAAGTACCTCGACTTGACACCGGGCTCGGTGACGCCGCTGGGGGTTTTAAATGATGAGCAGCGCAAGGTTGAGGTGATGATTGACCAGGAATTGGCTGCGGGATTGGTGGCGGCCCACCCCAACGTTAACACGGCGACGGTGTGGCTAAAGACCAGCGATTTGGTGCAGCTGTTGGCCGACCACGGTAACCAGGTGAAGCTAGTCCACATTCCGATTAGAAACGCTGATTAA
- a CDS encoding dimethylarginine dimethylaminohydrolase family protein, with the protein MLFSNALVRTPGHSVIDGIDDYANLGQTDYPTTLAQHQAYVALLKDRGVTVTVLDPLEAFPDSCFVEDPAVVAADFAVITNPARASRTPERGFIRLALEHFYSQDHIFEITAPGHLEGGDVMEVDGTYYVGLSARTNREGFEQFKAIAAQFNHPALAVPVHDFLHLKTGTTYLGDGKLLVTGEFVNHPAFANFTQLVVPAEEAYAVNCINTGNGVIMPAGFPVVKQLLEDHGFPVFEAAMSEFEKIDGGLTCLSLRFTAH; encoded by the coding sequence ATGCTCTTTTCTAACGCCCTTGTCCGCACCCCCGGCCACTCGGTGATCGACGGGATCGATGACTACGCCAACCTGGGGCAAACCGACTACCCCACCACCCTCGCTCAGCACCAAGCCTACGTTGCCCTGTTAAAGGACCGCGGGGTGACCGTCACCGTTTTAGACCCCTTAGAAGCCTTCCCCGATTCCTGTTTTGTGGAGGACCCGGCGGTGGTCGCCGCTGACTTTGCCGTAATCACCAACCCGGCCCGCGCCAGCCGGACCCCGGAACGTGGTTTCATCCGGCTAGCCCTCGAACACTTTTATTCCCAGGACCACATCTTTGAGATTACCGCCCCCGGGCACCTGGAGGGCGGCGACGTGATGGAAGTCGACGGGACTTATTACGTCGGCTTGTCGGCCCGAACCAACCGGGAAGGGTTCGAACAGTTTAAAGCAATCGCCGCTCAGTTTAACCACCCGGCGCTTGCGGTCCCCGTCCACGACTTCTTGCACCTCAAAACCGGGACGACTTATCTAGGCGATGGCAAGCTCCTGGTAACCGGTGAGTTCGTTAACCACCCCGCCTTTGCTAACTTCACCCAACTGGTCGTCCCTGCCGAAGAAGCTTACGCCGTCAACTGCATCAACACCGGTAACGGCGTCATCATGCCGGCGGGCTTCCCGGTGGTTAAACAATTGTTGGAGGACCACGGCTTCCCGGTCTTTGAAGCGGCGATGAGCGAATTTGAAAAAATCGATGGCGGCCTGACCTGCCTGTCACTACGCTTCACCGCTCATTAA
- a CDS encoding Na+/H+ antiporter NhaC family protein: protein MKKFKERVEPTFSLTECILVLVVILGLLGFLIIVEKQEPQAPLLIAFVILMLYGRLRGFKWDTIIDGMRTGLRAGVDPLVIFQTIGVLIATWIFSGTIPTIMYFGFKIISVKFFLPTVFIVCTLVGIACGSSFTSISTMGIAFIGISATLHISLPLTAGAIVSGAFCGSNVSPLSGTTNLAATTGELDIYKHIRSLAWTDLPAWIISLVIFTVVGMSAKTASLHSIHVMMAGLKAGFWISPITLLPVLFMIILAILRVPAIPSLGLGALFAIALGWLYDPTTTITKVTHLIMNGYVAHTPNKTINLLLSKGGISSMLTSLSLIIFALSLGGLLIKFHIIGAIVDKVEASVKGLGGLTMATALTCIGVNLLVGEHYLAIILPGESFKEAFDHHHLPRELMTRVLNDVGAAVNAIVPWSVSGVFIAATLQVNPLAFVPFAFFPFIVTILAVLMGFVKAKSAKEMAIN, encoded by the coding sequence ATGAAAAAATTTAAAGAACGGGTTGAACCGACCTTCAGCCTGACCGAATGTATCTTGGTCCTAGTCGTTATCTTGGGCCTGCTGGGCTTTTTGATCATCGTCGAAAAACAAGAACCCCAGGCGCCGCTGCTGATCGCCTTTGTTATCTTAATGCTTTACGGCCGTCTACGGGGCTTTAAGTGGGACACGATCATCGACGGGATGCGCACCGGGCTACGGGCCGGCGTCGACCCCCTGGTGATCTTCCAAACGATCGGGGTCTTGATCGCCACCTGGATCTTCTCGGGTACAATCCCGACGATCATGTACTTTGGCTTTAAGATCATCTCGGTTAAGTTCTTCCTCCCCACCGTCTTCATCGTTTGCACCCTCGTTGGGATCGCCTGTGGGTCTTCGTTTACCAGTATCTCAACGATGGGGATCGCCTTTATTGGGATCTCCGCCACTTTACACATTAGCCTGCCGCTAACGGCCGGGGCAATTGTTTCCGGGGCCTTTTGTGGCTCCAACGTTTCTCCGCTTTCTGGGACGACGAACCTCGCCGCCACCACCGGGGAATTAGACATCTACAAGCACATCCGCTCGCTGGCCTGGACCGATTTGCCGGCCTGGATCATCTCACTGGTGATCTTCACGGTGGTCGGGATGAGCGCCAAGACCGCTAGCCTGCACTCAATTCACGTCATGATGGCGGGGCTGAAGGCCGGTTTTTGGATCTCCCCAATCACCCTCTTGCCGGTCTTGTTCATGATCATCCTAGCGATCCTGCGGGTCCCGGCGATCCCGTCGCTGGGGCTGGGTGCCCTCTTTGCGATCGCCTTGGGCTGGCTCTACGACCCCACCACCACGATCACCAAGGTCACCCACCTGATCATGAACGGCTACGTTGCCCACACCCCTAACAAGACGATCAACCTCCTCTTGTCCAAGGGGGGTATCAGTAGCATGTTAACCTCGCTGTCCTTAATCATCTTCGCCCTATCACTGGGGGGCTTGTTGATTAAGTTCCACATCATTGGGGCGATCGTCGACAAGGTCGAAGCAAGCGTCAAGGGACTGGGTGGTTTAACCATGGCCACCGCCCTGACTTGTATCGGGGTCAACCTCTTAGTGGGTGAACACTACTTAGCCATCATCTTACCGGGGGAATCTTTCAAGGAAGCCTTTGATCACCACCACCTCCCCCGTGAACTGATGACCCGGGTCCTAAACGACGTTGGGGCGGCCGTCAACGCCATCGTGCCGTGGAGTGTTTCCGGGGTCTTCATCGCCGCTACCCTCCAGGTCAACCCACTCGCCTTCGTCCCATTTGCCTTCTTCCCGTTTATCGTGACCATCCTGGCCGTTTTGATGGGCTTTGTAAAGGCGAAGAGTGCTAAGGAAATGGCTATCAACTAA
- a CDS encoding PTS sugar transporter subunit IIC has translation MEQAATTNAMNRVDVQEAKKTVRDYAYNLSAAIANAILVTLGMGLLMQTVAGFVHWQPLFEAGTLAQALLAPALGLAVASQLEVTTLVTFSTIISATVAANAVSFVQTASTATAMQSVGGAAHPLVVGNAVFSTGQPVSAVGAALLAALLGKWLSGKTPLDMVLVPMVVSFVGTFVGFGLASVVTPALTATSAWIAASIKVNTVLGSMVISAVWALFLMTPASSAALAVALTLDPISAAAAAIGTTAQFVGYTAMSWRQNTPGANIAQFIVTPKVQFPNLILNPWQMVPALVAAIVCAPLATTLSGLRAAYTVGGLGLNSFIAPIYFWGQGTNQFVAYMLWGIVMPAVISVFLFQVMKKFGLVKDNQLHLDII, from the coding sequence ATGGAACAAGCAGCAACTACAAACGCCATGAACCGCGTTGACGTTCAAGAAGCCAAGAAAACCGTCCGCGATTACGCCTACAATCTCTCAGCCGCGATTGCCAACGCCATCCTGGTTACCCTGGGGATGGGGCTGTTAATGCAAACCGTCGCTGGGTTCGTCCACTGGCAACCGCTCTTTGAAGCCGGCACCCTGGCCCAAGCCCTGCTCGCCCCGGCCCTGGGATTGGCAGTTGCCTCCCAACTGGAGGTCACCACCCTGGTTACCTTCTCCACCATCATTTCAGCCACCGTGGCCGCCAACGCCGTTTCCTTCGTGCAAACGGCCAGCACCGCGACGGCCATGCAATCGGTGGGGGGCGCTGCTCACCCACTGGTCGTTGGTAACGCCGTCTTCTCCACGGGACAACCCGTTTCCGCCGTGGGCGCGGCCCTGCTGGCGGCCCTCTTAGGGAAGTGGCTGTCCGGTAAGACGCCGCTGGACATGGTCTTGGTTCCAATGGTGGTCTCCTTCGTCGGCACCTTCGTCGGCTTCGGCTTGGCTTCCGTAGTGACGCCCGCTTTGACCGCCACTAGTGCTTGGATCGCTGCCTCCATCAAGGTTAACACCGTCCTTGGTTCGATGGTCATCTCCGCCGTTTGGGCCCTCTTCTTAATGACCCCGGCTTCCTCGGCCGCCCTGGCCGTCGCCTTGACTTTGGACCCGATCTCCGCGGCCGCCGCTGCCATCGGGACGACCGCTCAATTCGTTGGTTACACGGCCATGTCTTGGCGCCAAAACACGCCGGGAGCTAACATTGCTCAGTTCATCGTAACGCCAAAGGTTCAATTCCCCAACCTGATCTTGAACCCATGGCAAATGGTTCCGGCCTTAGTCGCCGCCATCGTTTGTGCCCCACTGGCCACCACCCTTTCTGGCCTACGCGCCGCCTACACGGTTGGGGGATTAGGGCTGAACTCCTTCATCGCCCCGATCTACTTCTGGGGCCAAGGTACCAACCAGTTCGTTGCCTACATGCTGTGGGGAATCGTTATGCCGGCCGTGATCTCTGTCTTCCTCTTCCAAGTCATGAAGAAGTTTGGTCTGGTTAAGGACAACCAGTTGCACTTGGACATTATCTAA
- a CDS encoding Txe/YoeB family addiction module toxin: MSYAIKLKRSANKDLKKIKGSYLEKSFLQIIEQLRKDPLAPNQGFEKLVLPIKGFYSRRINIQHRLVYKVDQDTQTVIIYSAWSHYE; the protein is encoded by the coding sequence ATGAGTTACGCGATCAAACTCAAGCGGAGCGCTAATAAAGATCTCAAGAAAATTAAGGGGTCATATTTAGAAAAGAGCTTCTTGCAAATAATTGAGCAGCTCCGTAAAGACCCCTTGGCACCCAACCAAGGCTTTGAAAAATTAGTACTGCCAATTAAGGGCTTTTACTCCCGGCGGATTAACATTCAGCACCGACTCGTCTATAAGGTTGATCAAGACACGCAAACTGTGATCATCTATTCTGCGTGGTCACATTACGAATAG
- a CDS encoding type II toxin-antitoxin system Phd/YefM family antitoxin, producing the protein MDQIVTPTQARKDLFKIIKRINENNEPVVIKPTKADEKSVVVIGEDDWKAIQETLFLVNHGVDKQIKERENEPLDDFDDVWGQL; encoded by the coding sequence ATGGACCAAATTGTAACCCCAACGCAAGCACGGAAAGATTTATTCAAAATAATCAAAAGGATCAATGAAAATAATGAGCCGGTTGTGATTAAGCCGACCAAGGCGGATGAAAAGAGCGTTGTCGTCATTGGTGAAGATGACTGGAAAGCAATCCAAGAAACGTTATTTTTGGTTAATCACGGTGTTGACAAGCAAATTAAAGAACGGGAAAACGAGCCGCTCGACGACTTTGATGATGTTTGGGGTCAACTATGA
- a CDS encoding IS4 family transposase, translating to MNSIKQSQSNDEAQFLIRTFFKQIGLGKIIHQINFKRHTPISPLMMIKWLMTTIFARKSLYRAQSDANFTTRTARNFLNDGRTNWQKLTCLLTSQVIKALRPFIDSRRRLALIIDDSLFARPYAKKAELLARVYDHNKGVYVRGYRALTLGWSDANTFLPVNFALMSSGKAENQLGPCLKNDQRTLASQRRNQARTKMNEAAVDLVSQALQNGVPAQYVLFDSWYSSPKMFDLINQLGLDGVGMLKRSKKVYYRYRKRLYSVKTLYQRLQTEGRKSKEGATYQYSCVVESLSGVELKLVFVSNRHHANNYLVLATTKTSLRPNEIIQLYGRRWQIETYFKAAKQYLRFDQTQVQKYDGLCGHLAMVMMTYDLLAWQERQERDDRTIGDLFYIMGEAMPDLNITEVLVWFVKTLQEFMEDEPIIPRNLLEGTVNQFIKHLPQSVAKQFQAA from the coding sequence ATGAACAGTATAAAGCAATCGCAATCGAATGACGAGGCTCAATTCTTAATCCGGACCTTCTTTAAGCAGATTGGTCTAGGTAAAATTATTCATCAAATTAACTTTAAACGACACACGCCAATCAGCCCGTTGATGATGATTAAGTGGTTAATGACGACCATCTTTGCCCGTAAATCACTTTACCGTGCGCAATCAGACGCTAATTTCACCACCCGGACGGCCCGTAATTTTCTGAATGATGGCCGAACCAATTGGCAAAAGTTAACCTGCCTCTTAACGAGCCAAGTAATCAAGGCCCTTCGCCCCTTTATCGATTCCCGCCGCCGACTAGCACTAATCATTGATGACAGTCTCTTTGCCCGTCCTTATGCCAAGAAGGCTGAGCTACTCGCTCGAGTTTACGACCACAATAAAGGGGTATACGTCCGTGGCTACCGGGCTCTCACCCTGGGCTGGAGTGACGCCAACACCTTTCTCCCGGTTAATTTCGCTTTAATGTCGAGTGGAAAAGCGGAGAATCAATTGGGACCTTGCTTGAAGAACGATCAGCGGACCTTAGCTAGTCAACGTCGAAACCAAGCACGAACTAAGATGAATGAAGCCGCCGTTGATCTGGTTTCCCAAGCCCTTCAGAATGGTGTTCCAGCTCAATATGTTCTCTTTGATAGCTGGTATAGTTCACCTAAAATGTTTGACCTGATCAACCAGCTCGGCCTTGATGGGGTTGGAATGCTAAAGCGTTCCAAGAAGGTTTACTATCGCTATCGTAAGCGCCTGTATTCCGTTAAGACGCTCTACCAGCGACTCCAGACAGAAGGGCGTAAGTCTAAAGAAGGCGCCACTTACCAGTATAGTTGTGTCGTTGAAAGTCTATCGGGCGTTGAATTAAAGTTGGTGTTCGTAAGCAATCGCCACCATGCCAACAACTATTTAGTCTTGGCAACTACGAAGACCTCTCTCCGCCCAAATGAAATCATTCAACTATATGGCCGGCGCTGGCAGATCGAGACCTACTTCAAAGCTGCCAAGCAATACTTACGTTTTGACCAAACTCAGGTCCAGAAGTATGACGGTCTTTGCGGTCACCTTGCCATGGTCATGATGACATATGACCTCCTAGCGTGGCAGGAAAGGCAAGAGCGGGACGATCGAACCATTGGCGATCTATTTTACATTATGGGAGAAGCCATGCCTGATTTGAACATTACTGAGGTATTGGTATGGTTCGTAAAAACTTTACAAGAATTCATGGAAGATGAACCAATTATCCCAAGGAACCTCCTCGAGGGGACTGTTAACCAATTTATTAAGCACCTACCACAATCCGTTGCCAAACAGTTTCAAGCCGCTTGA